The genomic stretch CGGTACAAAAATATCCACGTGTCGCGGCGGATGTGTTATTACACCGCCAGATCGAACGGACACCAGcgtctgtctgtctgtctctcactctctctctctctctctctctctctctctctctctcgcgcgCCTCGCCCCGACGAAGAAGCCCTCCGAAACTCCCGGAATGGCCGATTCGGACAACGACTCCGGAGGTCCCAACGACAGAAGCCATGCTCATAGCGGAGAGCTGTCGGCGCGTGAGCAGGACCGCTTCCTTCCGATCGCGAACGTGAGCCGGATCATGAAGAAGGCGCTGCCGGCGAACGCGAAGATATCAAAGGACGCGAAGGAGACGGTGCAGGAGTGCGTGTCGGAGTTCATCAGCTTCGTCACAGGAGAGGCCTCAGACAAGTGCCAGAGGGAGAAGAGGAAGACGATCAACGGCGACGATTTGCTATGGGCGATGACGACGTTGGGGTTCGAGGAGTACGTGGAGCCGCTCAAGATTTATTTGCAAAAGTATCGGGAGATGGAGGGCGAGAAGAGCACTATGGGCGGTGGCGGCGGTGGCAGAGAGAAAGATAGTAGTTGCGGAGGCGGCGGTGCGGCGTCTGGTGGTGGCGGAGGCGGCGGTATCAGCTCTGGGATAAGTGTTGGTGGGTATAACGAGGGTTATGGTGGAATGGTGATGATGGGTCATCATAACCATCATCAGGGACACGTGAGGGGTTCTGGTGGAGGGTATCAGCAGAACCATATGGCTATGGGAGGTGGAGGGGGTAGGAAGAGTGGTGGTTCAAGTGGTG from Pyrus communis chromosome 7, drPyrComm1.1, whole genome shotgun sequence encodes the following:
- the LOC137741069 gene encoding nuclear transcription factor Y subunit B-3-like, which gives rise to MADSDNDSGGPNDRSHAHSGELSAREQDRFLPIANVSRIMKKALPANAKISKDAKETVQECVSEFISFVTGEASDKCQREKRKTINGDDLLWAMTTLGFEEYVEPLKIYLQKYREMEGEKSTMGGGGGGREKDSSCGGGGAASGGGGGGGISSGISVGGYNEGYGGMVMMGHHNHHQGHVRGSGGGYQQNHMAMGGGGGRKSGGSSGGGNGGASVVR